The region TAGCCTCTTCCACCGCAGGAGGAGGAGGCAGCGGCGGCGCAGCCTGATTGAGCTGGTGCTCCGCCGCCATGGCGTCCATCCTGCCCTTGATCTCCCTGAGTATCTGGCTGATGACCCAGCTCATCTCCGAGACGTCAGTGATTTGGAGGTTGTGGATGGAGGCCTGGCCCGTGATGCAGCGGAACATGAACGCCTCGAGCTCGCGGCAGCTGTTCTCATTCTGGAGGCGGCGGAGCTGCTCCGTCGCCTTCTTGATCCGCTGCCTCGTGTAGCTCTCCTGGTTTACCATCTTCGTAAGGGCTGTAGATGATGACGCACGCGTCGACaccacagagggtgctcagctCGCTCACCTTCTTAATCCAACCCTTCTTTCGCTTCTTGTAAGAAGCCTTCTTACTCTCTCAGAGTCGTTGGTAATGTAGGCGAGGCCGCGATGGTTACCTTCTTTCTTGTCATTGTTTTTAGGTTAACAATTGATTTTCTTGGTGAGTTTTAGGCTCTCTTTGTGTGCATATTTATAGCGGCTGAAGGCCGAGATTGGatagaattttgaattttgcatAGTGTTGTTTTAGTTGTTccaattaattttatatgtttaagaggaaataaatatttattattatgatcTTGGCAAGATAAATGTAAAAACTCTTTAGCAATTTTAGAGTAAGTGTACATACAATATTATACTAGTACCTTTTTtctaaatagtagtactaaaacTAATAATAAAGTGCTTTTGCTTTATCGGGTGCCCTATTGTTTAGGACTTATTCAATGTACGTTTTTTGCTTTGTCGTTTTCGTATATGGTTTGTATTTATGGTAGAGCCTTGCTGATTGTCATTTTGAACTTTTACTTACTTTCAATAGTTTGATTCATTTTAACTATATATAAACCTAATAATAAAGCACAAAGACCAATGCATATATACACAAATAATCATTAATTAGGAGTACTTACAAAGAGTATAAAATATTTGCGGATAGATAATACCTTAATTTCCAATGCAAAATCGAATGCACATACTTTTCaaacatctttttttttttaaaatttgtatcaaAAGATTATAATTTGCAACCAATTTCAAAATCGGATCGTTAAGCATATCAGTGAAGCTACTGATTCgattcagttttaaaattttgaaatttcattCTAATGATAGTACATTTGATATTGTACAAAATCAATTACATTCCGTAAGTGTATTGCACAAAATCAATTACATTCTATAAGTGTATCATCTCCAGATTAATTCAACTTTTTGGAGgtcaaatgataaaattaaatttgaaaatttgtgaCAATAGACATCATAATCGACTGACCTGGCTCAAAAACTATTATTCGTGAAATACCCTTCTTCGTGCGTAAATTATGTCGGGTGCAGCCATGGTGTTTTGCTAATGAGGGTGAAAGAATTTAATTAGATTTGGTTTTTCTATAATTTCATTTTGTGCTAGGGAGATTGTTTAGGACTTATTCGATGTACGTTTTTTGCTTTGTCATTTATGTATATGGTTTGTATTTACGACAGAGCCTTGCCGATTGTCGTTTTGAACTTATACTTACTATTTTGGATAGTTTGATCCATTTTAACTGTATAAAAACCTAATAATAAAGCACAAGACCAATGCACATATACACAAATCTAACATTAATTAGGAGTACTTATGAAGAGTATAAAATATTTGTGGATAGATGATACCTTAATTTCCAATGCAAAATCGAATACACATCCTTTCaacatcatttttaaaaaaattgtatcaAAAGATTATAATTTGCAACCACTTTCAAATCGGATCGGTAAGCATATCAGTGAAGCTACTGATTTGcgattcaatttaaaatttttgataTTTCATTCTAAGGATATTACATCTGATTAAATTACATTTGATATTGTACAAAATCAATTACCTTCCATAAGTATATTGCATAAAATCAATTACATTATATAAGTGTATCATCTCCAGATTAACTCAAGTTTTTGAAGgtcaaatgataaaattaagagtaaaggtcaattttggtcctaaaaatatgatcaaaatacgaatttgatccaaaacatttactttttttaaaaacatgtccataacaaatgaaatccttgtcggagtggtccttttttacggttccgtcaaaaaactaacaGTCATGCCACCGTGCAATTAGCGTTGACCATTAGTTTTTTTACGGAACTGACAAAAAAGGACTACTTCGGCGACATTTGCTTTTGGGtcaaattcgtattttgatcatatgtttaggactaaaattgacctttattctaaaattaaatttgaaatattattacaGTAGAGATCATAATCACTGACTTGGCTCACAAACTATATTATTCGTGAAATACCCTTCTTGGTGCATAAATTATGTCGGGTCCAGCCATGGTGTTTTGCTAATGAGGGTGAAAGagtttaattagattttatttttctctaattTATTGTGCTAAACCTTTCTCATTTGTTTCTCATCCGCCATCTATTGTCAGTGACGTCGCTACCTTGCCTCTACTTTTCCATGTCAGTGTTAATTTTTTAACTACGTTCGATCCCATGAATTTTGTTTTTAGATAAAGAGCACGTGCTTTTGGAGTTTTTCATGCTTAAAAGGAAGGAAATACTGTAGATCTTAGTTTaacaaattttatatttttaattatctgAAGATGAACtatttagaaataaaattttccAACATGAGTCCAGgataacaaataatattattgtattcGTCCCAAAAAATAGTCTATTTTTACTATTTGATATGTCCTCAAAGTTTGAATTTACTTCCATATTTTATAAGCTATTCTTTTCTAAGGGTGAGTCAGTACATATAGTAATATGATTGTGTAGGGATTTTAAAGCACATTTTAGAAGGTTAACTTTATTATCCTCGCCCATATAAATATCTGAGTTAATTATAGTTTAAAACGTGACCTTTCAAATTAACTAtgttaattgaaaaaaaatatatttaaatatattaatgtgATAAAGAAATTAtgattgaaataattaatacacCAAATTAAAGGTAGTCGAATGTATTAATAATAATCTACTAtttctgaaaatggaaatctgacaatggagggagtatgaactttgagattttgtttaatttagtgtgttgagtgaaaaaaaaaatatttgaatatattcatgtgataaagaaaaagtaattgaagtaATTAATACAccaaaaaatagttgaatatattaataataatttactaTTTCCgaaaatggaaatgtgacaaTCTGAGTGAAAATGTGACAATGGATGAAGTATGAACTTTCAACCTTTTTCAAGTGTATAgtcttaaatttaatttataatctgtGTACCATCAAATTTCACATGTTTTCGCTTTATATTTATGTTTCTATTTTGTATAGCTTGAAGTTTTTGTATAGCTAAGAAGATAAATACAATGAGAATGATTTTCgattattttcataaataaaaatgaggTTGTTTATgttcaaattataaaataaaagtattgtTGATACATTGTATGATCGTTTGGACATTAATAAGAGTGGCACTTTTAGGATATTTCAATCCCTAATGGTGAATTACCCTCGTTTAGTTGAATGGATAGGAAACAATCAAACAATATGTCAATATGTTATTTAGTTGTGACAATTTCTTTGACAAGGTGAACATTAACGGCATCATTTTggtgaaaatgacaaaataattttttttacttatttttatcattaaaatatcaaaattgaaaatataaactaaaaatatttaaaatcaagGCTAAAAACTATAGTTAACCCCAAATATTTCTACTAATAACTCTTTCACAAACAATGGAACATTAACTCATGATGTTATAATATTTCACAATTGTCCAATCtatgaaattttcgatgttttaCATGTATAATTTTAATGATTTAACACTTGCGAGACACGTACATGTATTTGTATGGGACACGTACATGTATTTATTTATCTAGAGTGCCAAAATGGTGTCGTAATTGAAGGGCGATGGCAATTCATATTCATAGAAGACTTTGAATTTCTCATTTTCAATGTTTCTGTTTTCTCTAACTAAGCTCCCgattctctctctaaccctattGTCGGTTGGAGAACAAGAACATTCTATTTGATTTCTTTGCGTCTTGTTAAAAATGGGTTATAGATTTGAACATTCAATAAGACCatctatttattatttttattaagtaTTAAAATATCTTAGTGTTATacactcaattcccacatcgatTTTAGTGAATATACTAAATGGACTATCTCTACTAAcatgctagtcttttgggatgagatCTCGTCTCTATTACATAGGCTGTCACATCACATTATAGTTACGCTTTATTCTTAATTAAAATGTCTGTTATAACTAACCATAATATACTTGCATACCATTGTTCATTTCAAAACCATCAACCAAACACCTTGTTTCCTGAATATTCCCACACGAACATTTATGAGAGTTACATTTGTAAAACTATTTTACTCCTAATATAGTTGTGCGGATTGAGAGAAAATGATCTCATCTTAATTATACGAGAATCTATGCAAGTGCAGCAGTGAtaagtttattaatttttcatgtGCATTGAATATCTCTGGATTAACAGTTGGGCATGAGATAATATAATTAGGTTCGTCTAGATAATAATTACTAATAAATATGTTGCTAACAATATTATAAGGGAAAcgttattttaataatatgttGCTAACAATATAATAGGGTAAACGTTTTATTTTTGTCACCTTGGGAGAAAGCATGGGCCGAGAGTAGCCAAGACGGACAATGGCGGACACAGAAAATATCTTTAGCAGGGACtctattatacatatatattttgtactattaaaaaatacaatatatCATAAcaaccagtggcggatccagggcTCCCCCGGCGGCAGAGAGGGTTGAATTTTCTTAAGGTTTGGCCGGAAAATCCCATGGTCGCCCCCTCcgtagaaaaaaaatgagagagaagaagacTCCTTAGCTGAGCGGCAATGGAGAACTGCGCAGGGAGGAGGGAGGAAGAGACGATGGAGTTATTGGAATACGGAAATAATGGTGTTAACGCCAGAATTGGAGATTTTAAGGGTCTGAGCAGGGATGGAGGGAAGAAGAGAAGATGACATGTGATTGGGCGCATTGTTGGGCCTAATATTAATTGGGCAAGTCAAATTTAAGAAATTAGTAGAGtgcatttattatttattaggCTTATTATAAATTTTGAGGACTTTCAATAGATATATTACTCCATTTCTCAGTAGAgttatttcataaaaataattactaaaCGTATCCCTAGAGATTTTATTACTTCAAGTCCTAATCAATAGAtgaaatttacaaaataaatattattatgggtatatattaaatatatattagttGATTATATTTTTGAGTTTATTTTACACCGTGTAACTTTAAACTATAAGCTATacttttatacaattttataaaCTAGTTTTATCATCAAGTTGagttttcaaaagaaaattttaGCGATCATATTGTCCATTATTAATTTTTGACCGAATCATAAATATTTGGAACAAAAGCTAAGTAAGACACTTAATATGTATGACTAAAAAGTTTTTTTGAGCAAAATATGTGGAACCAATTTAGGACTTTAGTTTATTGttatatcaaatataataaGAAAATATGATGATGATTATGAGTGAAGTTGTCGTTTACATGTACTAGAAGACGACAAACAAAGTATAAGAGAACACAATTCTGCCCCCTCCAAAAAACATTTCTGGATCTGCCATTGATAACAACTAACAAATATACGATTTTTTTGAGTAATTGTTGTTATAAATTTGCTTGGTTTGCTGAAGTAGTGAGCTATATTCAGCATGTTCGATTTCCACATTGTGCGTGAGAAATATTTGGAGGGTTTCATAAAGCCTATGCATATCAGAAACAATTTACAAGTTAGCCGACATTTTCACTAATTAGCCATTGTAAGCATCTGATTTCCATAATATCTTGTCCAAGATGAACTTTTATAGCATGTACAGTCCATCTTGAGGGGGATGGTAAAGAAATTGGAATATACAGCTGCAAGAAAGAAGGAGATCAAGCTGAAACTAGCCTTTGGAGAGAGTGAGCTGGAAGTAGCCGTTGGAGGAGCTGTTGaaagttagttagttagtcaGTCAGTTAGATGGTTAACAGTTATTAAGAAGTAATCGCCTGTGATAATCTTTCTTGAGGCTCAGGTGCTCCTCCTATGTTGAAACAGATTCTATATTCCCATAAAATTCTACATGATGCATGAAATTACAGGAGTATTCTTCATTAAGACTTGAGAATTGGTGGTCTTCATTCTCAAAACTAACATTTCTTCCTTAATCCTTTATTTGAATAAAGGTGGATGGATGGATTTGGGACTTGATCTTTCAATTAACTTCACCGCTCTTATTCTTCTTGAAAGGCTTCAAATTTGTTGGTATGTTGTAAGAATTTTGGGTATCAACCAAATTTGATTTTGCGAGGCTTATGTATATAGTTTGGCATATTGATGACTTTACAAAATACACGTGGAGGTAGCAAAAaactactattattttgttatgGAGTTATTTAGATTTACGCTAAAAAAAGTGAAGTTTTGGGTGCTCGGAGGTGTACCATGGCACGTGCGTGACCGTCAAACAGGATGCACGAGACTTGCACGTCTCCTAATTTACATGTAATAAATTTGCATTCAATCGCTATGTAAAATTTTATTCCATCAGACTTTCATCCACAAGTACTCGTACATTATAACTCCCGGTTcggatttattattattattattattattattattattattattattattattattattattattattattattattattattattattattattattattattattattattattattattattattattattattattattattattattattattattattattattattattattattattattattattattattattattattattattattattattattattattattattattattattattattattattattattattattattattattattattattattattattattattattattattattcttattattattattattattattattattattattattattattattattattattcttattattattattattattattattattattattattattattattattattcttattattattattattattattattattattattcttattattattattcttattcttattattcttattcttattcttcttattatattattcttattcttattcttattattattcttttcttattattattattattcttattattattattattattattattattattattattattattattattattattattattattattattattattattattattattattattattattgttttgttttttactaTGTCTACACAAGCTCATTATAAACTTCGATCTCTTATGATTTACTCCATcggtccgcgaataggagtcccgtttttccattttagtccgtccgcgaatagaagtcccggttcacttttaccataaatggtaatatagtcccaccttccactaactcattgcactcacatttcatttaaaactaatatataaaagtgggacctctattccactaacttttttctatccacttttcttaacatttcttaaaattcgtgccgccaagaaatgagactcttaatgacggacggagggagtacaataaaGGATCTTATGTAaacttatatttataaaattttatttctttttaacaACTAATATACGAAAATTTTCTTACGTGGTTTTCCTATATCTATATGTAAAATTAACGTAACATGCAAAAAATTTCTTACGTCGTGCTCCGCCGCCATGGCATCCATCCTGCCCTTGACCTCCCTGAGCGTCTTGTTGATGACCCATCCATCTCCGAGACGCTAGGGAGATTGATGTCGTCGATGGAAGCCTCGCCGGTGATGTATCGGAACATGAACGCCTTGAGCTCACGACAGTTGTTCTCCTTCTAGAAGCGGCGGAGTTGCTCCGTCGCCTTCTTGATCTGCTGCCACGAGAAGCTCTCCTGGTTCACCATTTTTCTGCTTTGGTCCATGTTGGAGAGTTTGTGGAAGAGGGCGAGGATGAACTGCACCCCAAACGACGACGACCACACCTCCGACACGGTGTCGTAAGGGTTGTATATGATGGCGCAGGATTCAATAGTGTAGAGGGTGCTTAGCTCACCTTTTTAATCAAGCCCTTCTTTCGCTTCTTGTAAGAAGCTTTTCTCTCAGAGTCATTGGTAATGTAGACAAGGGTCACCTTCTTTCTCGTCATTGTTTTCAGGTTAGCAATGATTTCTTGTTGAGTTTAGGGctatgtttgtgtgtgtgtgtatatagcTGTGGAAGACAATGAGATTAGATTGAATCTGAATTTTCTTAGACTCCGTTAGGTATCATGGATTGTGTTTGCAAAATTGGAATTGGAGCTTTAGATTCCAAAATCCAATGTTtgataccaaaaataaaatttgaaacttGAATTGGATTTTTAATTCCATATCTTCCCAATTCCataatttgaattccatatcaaaagGAGATAATTGGAATTCCAAATAATTAGTATAAAATTGAGCACATTCACATAgaaacacacactgcacacactctACACACAATGCACTACAATGCGCACACACACGTTGCACAAACTACACATACATTGCACgcacatacattgcacacacatacacacactctacacacactctacacacactatatacacacaatgcacatacactgcacacatatacacacactacaaacacACACTTCATATCAAttccttcaaattcaatttcatggAATTCTAATTCCAATTTTGTGTACCAAATGGACCCTTAGCATTGTCTTAGTTGTTCCAATTACTATTTTCTTAACAGTTTTTCTCGTGTTGTTAATTCCGAGTTATATTGTATCTCTATAGACTATAGTCTTGATTTCTTGTGAAATTGCTATCCGTATGAGGTATTGGCAAGATGCATTTATAAAATCTTGGgccctttttttcattttcagaaAATTTGTACTTACATTTTTATAGTATACCCTCTAAAAATAGTACTAACACTAAGCTTTTGGCTTTACCGAGTGCCCCCCCCCCGCGTCGTTTAAGACCTAATGAAAGTATGTTTTTTGCCTTGTCAATTTCGTATGTGGCAGCCTTGTCGATTGTCGTATATATGTTTACTACTTTCGATAGTTTGatcctttttatattttataaaaaactaATGATAAAGTGGAATGTCAATGtgtacacacatatatatatatatagagggtagtgatctatgacAAACACCCCTTAatcatataactagagaacaaatcatagccacaagatcaaaaaaatcaagggctagtattaattttcaaatttaaggagaaattagttccctcaatcacaaatttactctatAATAACAAAGCGGGGGTATTGTGGTCATTTCATAGCCAAAATCAGAGTGGAGAATAGAAGGCGGAGGGGTGGTGGGGGTGAGGGAAGCAGGATTTCATCAGCCATGAGAAGTGCTGGGAGGAGCATGAATCGGAGGTGGATGCTGCTGACATGTATGCGGCGGCGCCGGTGGTGGTTTCTGACGAGATTTGGGCGTCCGACGCCATGGGGGTTTCTCGGTCAAGATCGATCTGCAGTTTCAGAGGCGGCGGAGGCGCCGATGAGATGATGAACGATTGCGCGCTGTCGAGCGCTAAAATCTCCTACGTCACGAGCGGGATCTTCCTCGATCTCGACAAGCAATTCGGATTCTTCAACGATTCGGAGGCGCCGCCTCGGCAGAGCGGCTTCAGAGGTGTGGAACAATTTGATCGGACGTATAGCTTACCGAACAGGATCGTTTTTCCGGCGAAGGAGAGCGATTTCAGCATGATGGATGAATCGGCGTTATAGATTTGAAGGTGGATTTGTCAGCGCCGGAGACGACGGAGGGCTGCGGCAGGGGCGGTTTTGCAAATATTAAAAGTTGTGGGGGGTTAGCGGGATTACGATGAGTGATAGGGGGCTGAAGCGAGGAGGTGTGTCCCACAAAGTTTGGAAATGGATATTCAAGTATCCTCCTGCAAATAAGAAGGAAagaaaatgatgatgatgatgttgttcaTATACTCATGTGTTATGCAGTTATATTTGAAGATTTGTTGGTGGAAACAAAGTTCATATTCAGTTGCTCAGTAAATACCAGATACAATAATTTCTAATTTTCATGCATGGTTTGTTTAACTTAACGGCAAATTGAGATATGAAGTTTAGAGATGAGACAATTTGATTATGTTAATTAGTTGAAAGACAGCGACAAACAATTCCATTTGAGTTGTTCCATTACTGATTGTTGTTGTGTCAATACTGTTACTATGATCCGCTattcatgctaagagtgatgtgttttgtaaaccagagtgaagtaaaaccatgctaagagtgatgtgttttgtaaacaagagtgaagtaacaTCGTAATgagagtgatgtgtattgtaagcaagagtgaagtaaaatcatgttaagagtgatgtgttttgtaaacaagtgtGAAgcaaaataatgctaagagtgatgtgttttgtaaacaagagtgaaataatgctaagagtgatgtgttttgtaaacaagagtgaagtaaaatcatgcctaagagtgatgtgttttgtaaacaagagtgaagtaaaatcatgttaagagtgatgtgttttgtaaacaagagtgaagtaaaatcatgcctaagagtgaagtgttttgtaaacaagagtgaagtgaaatcatgcctaagagtgatgcggtttgtaaacaagagtgaagtaaaatcatgcctaagagtgatgtgttttgtaaacaagagtgaagtaaaatcatgcctaagagtgatgtgttttgtaaacgtgaagtaaaatcatgcctagagtcatgtgttttgtaaataagagtgaagtaaaatcatgtttagagtgatgtgttttataaacaagagtgaagtaaaataatgctaaaattACTTTTATGGGgcagaaaaatgaatttaaaaaaatgaaaaatgagtataCGACAACCGCTTTTCATCAAAACGGCATCTTCGCCAATTCCTCCACATCATTTCCGAGTACATGTAAAGCCATTTTGATATCAATTTGACATTACGGCCCAGCTGTATATTCTCTCCATtaacaatttaatttcattaCTAATTTATAGTTAAGGAAACCTCATCATGAAACTTTAATCAGCAAAaacatattaaattttgtatatgCAGGAAAACCTCTACACAACATTTCCCAGAAAATTAAAAGTAGGAAAGACAACAAGTGAGATTTTCAAGGCATGAATTCATAAGGGGTTGGGAAAAACACACTTGTTTACTCAAAAATAGGCGTTGGCTTTTTATAGAGTGATCTGACACGTGAGATCTGCTTCACCAAATATAAAATCTCTTTTTAATACAAAAccacaaaaaaaatcaccagAAACCTGCCATTATTTCTTTAATTCTGCAACATAGATTCACTCTGTAACCAAACAACACAATTAAATTTGCCAAAACAATCCCACATTCCTCAAATTACACAAACCTGACAAAATCTGACAAAATCACCGCATTGGAAAGGAAATCCACACACTGAAAAACATCACTCACAGAAAAAGCAGAGGCAAAAACATATCATTAATCTCTCCAGACGCAGCGTTTGTAAAAATAAGTTCGTCAATTTCGTCGGTGTGAATCTGCTTCTCCGATTCTCGAATCGTATGACATGCATGCACAATTTCTTCAATTCAGCATTCTGGAAAATcgaaattgaaatcaaaataagGGCGGAATGAATTTGctgaatttcaattttttccccaaaacgCAGGGGAATACCATCTAGATCTGATAGTGAGCTATGGCGCGGTTCCGGTGATCGTGCC is a window of Salvia splendens isolate huo1 chromosome 3, SspV2, whole genome shotgun sequence DNA encoding:
- the LOC121796929 gene encoding agamous-like MADS-box protein AGL36; protein product: MVNQESYTRQRIKKATEQLRRLQNENSCRELEAFMFRCITGQASIHNLQITDVSEMSWVISQILREIKGRMDAMAAEHQLNQAAPPLPPPPAVEEATPRMEEDGNGMESFLWNLVQSPGGGSGMVLPYPYIFGQSSSSHSGQNQNPNPVNQ